From Choristoneura fumiferana chromosome 7, NRCan_CFum_1, whole genome shotgun sequence, the proteins below share one genomic window:
- the mRpL14 gene encoding mitochondrial ribosomal protein L14 yields the protein MFKNLFNKLMPAVPACGLHTTAVLSEVRLLSRLRVVDNSEIGKRAMAEGKPPKIICVYNKRRVGFIGDRVMVAIKGQKKKGILVGLKQTQKVKVPKFDSNNVVLIDDNGTPLGTRIHVPVPTILRTILKERTHSKGADYTKLLGIATRFV from the exons atgtttaaaaacttatttaataagttGATGCCGGCTGTACCAGCATGCGGGCTCCACACCACGGCGGTCCTCAGCGAAGTGCGGCTGTTGTCACGGCTACGCGTCGTCGACAACTCCGAGATCGGCAAGAGAGCTATGGCGGAGGGAAAACCACCTAAAATCATCTGTGTTTATAACAAAAGAC GAGTGGGTTTCATTGGTGACCGTGTGATGGTAGCAATCAAAGGGCAGAAGAAAAAAGGCATCCTTGTGGGCTTGAAGCAGACGCAGAAAGTGAAGGTCCCTAAGTTTGACAGCAACAATGTAGTGTTGATTGATGACAACGGCACCCCACTGGGCACGCGCATCCATGTACCTGTGCCCACCATACTGCGCACAATCCTCAAGGAACGGACACACTCCAAGGGTGCAGACTATACTAAACTCTTGGGTATAGCGACTAGGTTTGTCTAA